One segment of Bdellovibrionota bacterium DNA contains the following:
- a CDS encoding DUF2203 domain-containing protein, which yields MNDVENAKVLYLNRPKRFTLNEARAALPQVQELTNQAVRETASLIHALEPPNLDEDEREQLSRELQKKIDRWATHITRLGAVPKGLWLVDFDSGNGFFCWRYNEESISFFHSYDQGFAGRTPIQ from the coding sequence ATGAATGATGTTGAAAATGCCAAAGTCCTTTATTTGAACCGGCCGAAACGGTTTACGCTGAACGAAGCCCGGGCAGCGCTGCCGCAAGTTCAGGAACTGACGAATCAGGCGGTCCGGGAAACGGCGTCCCTGATTCACGCCCTCGAACCCCCCAATTTGGACGAAGACGAGCGCGAGCAGTTGAGCCGGGAACTTCAGAAAAAAATTGACCGGTGGGCTACGCACATCACTCGATTGGGCGCTGTGCCGAAGGGGCTCTGGCTCGTCGACTTCGATTCGGGCAACGGATTCTTCTGCTGGCGGTACAACGAAGAGAGTATTTCGTTTTTCCACAGTTACGATCAAGGGTTTGCGGGGCGGACGCCGATCCAGTGA
- a CDS encoding 2Fe-2S iron-sulfur cluster-binding protein: protein MSPKVNLKIDGKVVQAEAGSPLLQASLDAGIEIPHFCYHPGIGVEGSCRLCLVDIKGMPKMQTSCTVPVKEGLDVNTQSDAVKKARKGVLEFFLLHHPLDCPFCDKGGECPLQNFTLDSGQFASRFEFQKTHRPKHQIIGDHIILDKERCILCNRCVRFSRDFTGREELQIRNRGAGSEIFVPENAQLTNGFTGNLADICPVGALTAREFRFKARPWEMKTVDTVCGECSLGCSAQVWRKEDKIFRMTPRIEPAVNEWWLCDRGRFSLDPLVGGERLQQPLIPGNGSAPQTVEETARLLAQEIRRVPEGSLAWIVDSSVTNEEFYQVKSLAKAALNGRVFAPVSRGGIEIWETLRKSSVRADFPASLDRAPTVLILGERLENDHPVLVLRLRRQVHFHRTQMVTIGGENMGFDDIEAGHLTAEGERLERVFHALDRIEKGETVPAKNKAEEIVWPILSTDQPLFVFLSEHVLSDPNIAAVKKWLSSAAQRSPRRISVALLLSASNAHGMLDQWSDRVRPFSDLEEEIQRGKVQGLLWMGRTPSTPIFDEYARGMRLFGQWVTRSGEAHPEAKWILPLDTFYEKRGTYTNTFGRVQRLRRSTRRIAPGYEPLTFLSALSALLGAATPKEAGAVYEDLAQDLTGYPKKVTEIPESTRTYAHYERAVWR, encoded by the coding sequence ATGAGTCCGAAAGTGAACCTCAAGATCGACGGCAAAGTTGTTCAGGCGGAAGCCGGCTCGCCGTTGCTTCAGGCGAGCCTCGACGCCGGGATCGAAATCCCTCATTTCTGTTATCACCCCGGCATCGGGGTCGAGGGGAGCTGTCGTCTCTGTCTCGTGGACATCAAGGGTATGCCGAAAATGCAGACCTCCTGCACCGTTCCGGTGAAGGAAGGTCTCGATGTGAATACCCAATCCGATGCGGTGAAAAAGGCCCGCAAAGGAGTTCTGGAATTTTTTCTTCTACATCACCCGCTCGACTGCCCGTTTTGCGACAAAGGCGGAGAGTGTCCGCTTCAAAATTTCACGCTCGACTCCGGCCAATTCGCCAGCCGTTTTGAGTTTCAGAAGACTCACCGGCCGAAGCACCAAATTATCGGAGATCACATCATTTTGGATAAAGAGCGTTGTATTCTCTGCAACCGCTGCGTGCGGTTCTCGCGCGATTTTACCGGCCGGGAGGAATTGCAGATTCGCAACCGCGGTGCCGGCTCCGAAATTTTTGTTCCGGAAAACGCGCAGCTCACGAACGGATTCACCGGCAACCTGGCGGATATTTGTCCCGTCGGCGCGTTGACGGCCCGGGAGTTTCGATTCAAGGCGAGGCCGTGGGAAATGAAAACGGTAGACACAGTCTGCGGGGAGTGCAGCTTGGGTTGCAGCGCCCAGGTCTGGCGCAAGGAAGACAAGATTTTTCGAATGACGCCGCGGATCGAACCGGCCGTGAACGAATGGTGGCTCTGCGATCGTGGGCGTTTCAGTTTGGATCCTCTGGTCGGTGGTGAACGCCTTCAACAGCCGCTTATCCCGGGCAACGGCAGCGCGCCGCAGACCGTTGAAGAAACGGCGCGTCTTTTGGCGCAGGAAATCCGCCGTGTCCCGGAAGGATCTCTGGCGTGGATCGTGGATTCATCCGTGACGAACGAGGAATTTTATCAAGTGAAATCGCTGGCCAAGGCGGCTTTGAACGGCCGTGTTTTCGCCCCGGTGTCGAGAGGCGGAATCGAGATCTGGGAGACACTTCGAAAGAGTTCCGTTCGCGCCGATTTTCCCGCCTCGCTGGATCGCGCTCCGACCGTTTTGATTCTGGGGGAACGTCTGGAGAACGACCATCCCGTCTTGGTCTTGCGCCTCCGAAGGCAGGTTCATTTCCACCGGACCCAAATGGTCACGATCGGCGGAGAGAACATGGGATTCGACGATATTGAAGCGGGGCATCTGACGGCGGAAGGGGAGCGCCTGGAACGCGTATTCCACGCTCTCGATCGAATAGAAAAAGGCGAAACGGTACCGGCAAAAAACAAGGCGGAGGAGATCGTCTGGCCGATCCTATCCACGGATCAACCGCTATTCGTTTTCTTGTCGGAACACGTTTTATCGGATCCGAATATCGCGGCGGTGAAGAAGTGGCTGTCGTCAGCCGCCCAAAGGAGCCCGCGGCGCATCTCCGTAGCTCTGCTTCTGAGTGCTTCGAATGCACACGGAATGCTCGACCAGTGGAGCGATCGCGTTCGGCCTTTCTCGGATCTCGAAGAGGAGATCCAGCGGGGAAAAGTCCAAGGGTTGCTATGGATGGGTCGGACGCCATCGACGCCGATTTTCGATGAATACGCCCGGGGGATGCGCCTGTTCGGTCAGTGGGTGACGCGCTCGGGAGAGGCTCATCCCGAAGCAAAATGGATTCTTCCACTCGATACCTTCTATGAGAAGCGCGGCACCTATACCAACACGTTCGGCCGCGTTCAGAGACTTCGCCGGTCGACCCGCAGGATCGCGCCGGGATATGAGCCGTTAACGTTTCTTTCGGCTTTGAGTGCTTTGTTGGGCGCGGCCACGCCCAAAGAGGCTGGGGCCGTGTACGAGGATCTGGCCCAGGATTTGACCGGATACCCGAAGAAAGTGACGGAGATTCCGGAGTCGACCCGAACGTACGCCCATTATGAAAGAGCCGTATGGCGGTAG
- a CDS encoding citrate synthase: protein MKDGLSKEDLFSPGLEGIPACHSKVCFIDGTAGILEYRDVRIEELAEHSTFEETSYLLLKGKFPKADEMNQFDWDLRRHRRLKFKLADIIKCLPEDGHPMGALQTAIAALGVFHPMKNVADPEENYHAMLRLIAKIPTIIATYHRVRNNLEPMIPKDELNHAANFLYMLTGQEPRERDAKMMDICLILHAEHGLNASTFSGRVTGSTLADPFAVIAAAIGTLSGPLHGGANEEVIDMFRQIGSADRVRPYIEERIAKKEKIMGLGHRVYKTKDPRAIILQKLARQLFADKQDDPLMAVAEEVEKVALEKLSAKGIYPNVDFYSGIVYNQLAIPGDLNTCLFAMARISGWLAHWLEQLDGNRLYRPTQIYEGSHQKPYPPIDQR, encoded by the coding sequence ATGAAAGACGGACTCTCCAAAGAAGATCTCTTTAGCCCCGGCCTCGAAGGGATTCCGGCGTGCCATTCGAAAGTCTGCTTCATCGACGGAACGGCCGGTATTTTGGAGTATCGCGACGTCCGAATCGAGGAATTGGCGGAACACTCGACGTTCGAAGAGACCAGTTATCTGTTGTTGAAAGGAAAGTTTCCGAAGGCAGATGAAATGAATCAGTTCGACTGGGATCTTCGCCGGCACCGGCGGCTGAAATTCAAACTCGCCGATATCATCAAATGCCTGCCCGAAGACGGTCACCCGATGGGTGCGCTGCAGACGGCGATCGCTGCACTGGGCGTATTTCATCCGATGAAAAATGTCGCCGATCCCGAGGAGAATTATCATGCGATGCTTCGCCTGATCGCGAAAATCCCCACGATTATCGCCACGTATCATCGCGTGCGGAACAATCTCGAGCCGATGATCCCGAAAGACGAATTAAATCATGCGGCGAATTTTCTCTACATGCTCACCGGCCAAGAGCCGCGGGAACGCGACGCGAAGATGATGGATATCTGTCTAATTCTGCATGCCGAGCACGGCCTCAATGCCTCGACATTTTCGGGCCGCGTGACCGGATCCACGCTCGCCGATCCTTTCGCCGTCATCGCGGCGGCGATCGGCACACTTTCCGGCCCGTTGCACGGCGGCGCCAACGAAGAGGTGATCGACATGTTCCGTCAAATCGGTTCGGCCGACCGTGTCCGTCCCTACATCGAAGAGCGGATCGCTAAAAAAGAAAAGATCATGGGGCTCGGCCACCGTGTGTACAAGACCAAGGATCCCCGCGCGATAATTCTGCAAAAACTGGCGCGGCAGCTCTTTGCGGACAAGCAGGACGATCCCTTGATGGCGGTGGCGGAGGAGGTTGAGAAAGTCGCCCTCGAAAAATTGTCCGCGAAGGGGATCTATCCGAACGTCGATTTCTATTCCGGAATCGTCTACAACCAGCTCGCTATTCCCGGCGATCTCAACACCTGTTTGTTCGCCATGGCGCGGATTTCCGGATGGCTGGCTCACTGGCTGGAGCAGCTGGACGGCAATCGTCTCTACCGCCCCACGCAGATCTACGAGGGGAGCCACCAAAAGCCGTACCCTCCGATCGATCAGCGTTAA
- a CDS encoding type II toxin-antitoxin system HicA family toxin produces the protein MKARDLKRLLRLRGWWDTGRGSKHEKWTNGIHTIAVPRHKGVAEGTARAILKEADEYGQKEEES, from the coding sequence ATGAAGGCCCGCGATCTCAAGAGGCTGCTGAGATTACGGGGATGGTGGGACACGGGTCGCGGGTCCAAGCACGAAAAATGGACCAACGGAATTCATACGATCGCCGTGCCTCGGCATAAGGGAGTTGCGGAAGGAACCGCTCGGGCGATTCTGAAGGAAGCCGATGAGTATGGCCAAAAGGAGGAAGAGTCATGA
- a CDS encoding 2Fe-2S iron-sulfur cluster-binding protein, producing the protein MSVTTAKITFLPGNRSIDVRRGRTLLDVSKEHLVGIPYDCDSKCVCGICYVIVEQGTENLSPVHEVEASHLRRQNLAPSARLSCQAAVLGDVVVRLPERRL; encoded by the coding sequence GTGTCCGTAACCACCGCTAAAATTACCTTTCTTCCCGGCAACCGGAGCATTGATGTTCGCCGAGGCCGAACGCTTCTAGACGTGTCCAAAGAGCACCTCGTGGGAATTCCGTACGATTGCGACAGCAAGTGCGTTTGCGGCATCTGCTATGTCATCGTTGAACAGGGGACCGAGAACCTATCGCCCGTCCACGAAGTGGAAGCATCGCACCTTCGCCGGCAGAACCTGGCTCCCTCCGCGCGCCTCTCCTGTCAGGCCGCCGTCCTGGGGGATGTCGTCGTGAGGCTTCCGGAGCGGAGGTTGTAA
- a CDS encoding (Fe-S)-binding protein, with the protein MQALILTLLILASLAGFLLPLFKIVQLMKRAKGTLFLQPVGPRIGRFISEVLFQSKVIRERPLPGFLHALVYWGFLAFGLETVDHFARGYGTTFLGTGAFHQAFSTFVAFFAFLVLIGILGLTYRRFVLRPKTLGKFSPTSLTVSAFISILMVTYLAKYFGWVEEGTWAGQVNWWLHALVILAFLVLIPQSKHLHLVLSPVTTFLKDLKIARIRPLDFEKEELGAEKLLDLHPHTVLGAYSCVECGRCKDHCPANSTGKVLDPKQFILDLRRGYETEPGGPAVGEFVNSEAIWQCTTCGACTTQCPVGIEHLIPMIELRRGSVMSAGKFPAPMANLFKGLETTGNPWSYDPGSAEPFLNKNEVPTYGGQEVLYWMGCMARYDAQYQKTSKAFMGLLRQSGVSWGVLRNETCTGDAARRAGNEFLFQQQARQNIATLNGAKPKTIVSTCPHCIWTIEEYKDMGLDSSIRVVHHTEFLRPFVENGKIKSRDETKKLVYHDPCYLSRYTDAGGVSNPRAVLDHVSKDRVEPTRSGSRSFCCGAGGAMLFTEEKQGKRVNHERADELLATGAEVIATGCPFCRLMITDAVRDRGKDNVKVADIAEILG; encoded by the coding sequence TTGCAAGCCCTGATCCTCACACTCCTGATCTTGGCGAGCCTGGCGGGCTTCCTTCTACCACTGTTCAAGATCGTTCAACTGATGAAGAGGGCCAAAGGAACGCTGTTCCTTCAGCCGGTCGGTCCCCGTATCGGACGTTTTATCTCGGAGGTTCTCTTTCAGTCGAAGGTGATCCGAGAACGCCCCCTCCCCGGCTTTTTGCACGCCCTGGTCTATTGGGGATTCCTCGCGTTCGGGCTGGAAACCGTGGATCACTTTGCCAGAGGATACGGGACAACCTTTCTTGGAACCGGGGCTTTCCATCAAGCGTTTTCTACGTTTGTAGCTTTTTTCGCGTTTCTGGTCCTGATCGGAATCCTGGGCCTTACGTACCGTCGCTTCGTTTTGCGACCCAAGACTCTTGGAAAATTTTCTCCCACCTCGTTGACGGTATCTGCGTTCATTTCGATCCTGATGGTCACGTACCTCGCGAAATATTTTGGATGGGTGGAGGAAGGTACCTGGGCGGGTCAGGTGAACTGGTGGCTTCATGCCCTCGTCATTCTCGCGTTTCTGGTCCTGATTCCGCAAAGCAAACACCTTCATCTCGTCTTATCTCCGGTTACAACGTTCCTAAAAGACCTGAAAATCGCTCGGATCCGGCCGCTCGATTTCGAAAAGGAGGAACTCGGCGCCGAAAAACTCTTGGATCTTCACCCGCACACGGTTCTCGGCGCGTATTCCTGCGTCGAATGCGGCCGATGCAAGGACCACTGCCCGGCCAACAGCACGGGAAAGGTTCTCGATCCGAAACAGTTCATTCTCGACCTCCGCAGGGGATACGAAACCGAGCCCGGCGGCCCGGCGGTGGGGGAGTTCGTGAATTCGGAAGCGATCTGGCAGTGCACGACATGCGGAGCCTGCACGACACAATGTCCGGTGGGGATTGAACATCTCATCCCGATGATCGAACTGCGGCGCGGAAGCGTGATGTCGGCGGGAAAATTCCCGGCCCCGATGGCGAATCTTTTCAAGGGACTCGAAACCACCGGAAATCCTTGGTCCTACGATCCAGGAAGCGCGGAGCCATTTTTGAACAAAAACGAGGTTCCCACGTACGGCGGCCAGGAAGTTCTCTACTGGATGGGATGTATGGCGCGTTACGACGCTCAATATCAAAAGACGTCGAAGGCGTTCATGGGACTCTTACGACAGAGTGGCGTTTCGTGGGGCGTATTGCGGAACGAGACCTGTACCGGCGATGCCGCCCGGCGCGCCGGGAACGAGTTTCTTTTTCAGCAACAAGCTCGGCAGAACATCGCTACGCTCAATGGAGCGAAGCCGAAGACGATCGTCTCCACGTGCCCCCACTGCATTTGGACAATCGAAGAATACAAGGACATGGGCCTGGATTCCTCGATTAGGGTCGTTCATCACACCGAGTTTTTGCGACCGTTTGTCGAGAACGGAAAAATTAAGAGCCGAGACGAGACCAAAAAGCTGGTTTACCACGACCCCTGCTATTTGAGCCGTTACACCGATGCCGGCGGCGTATCCAATCCCCGCGCCGTTTTGGATCACGTGTCAAAAGACCGCGTGGAACCGACCCGGTCGGGCAGCCGCTCGTTTTGCTGCGGTGCCGGAGGCGCCATGCTCTTTACGGAGGAAAAGCAGGGGAAACGGGTCAACCACGAACGCGCGGATGAGCTGTTGGCGACCGGAGCCGAGGTCATTGCCACAGGCTGTCCGTTTTGCCGGCTGATGATCACCGACGCAGTGCGCGATCGCGGAAAGGACAACGTCAAGGTGGCCGACATCGCGGAGATTCTGGGCTGA
- the nuoI gene encoding NADH-quinone oxidoreductase subunit NuoI translates to MAVVVAPRPRLGWWDRLYIPAIVKGLGITLRHLFKKKVTLQFPEEKWTYPPLYRGYPELIMGENGIEKCVACKLCEVVCPPIAITINIGEYSDQDKRERVPAEFVIDMGRCILCGMCEEACPVDAIRLSNVHVMSSGSRESVVFKKQLLLEDYQTIETMRP, encoded by the coding sequence ATGGCGGTAGTCGTCGCGCCTCGTCCCCGCCTCGGTTGGTGGGATCGCCTGTACATTCCCGCGATCGTGAAGGGACTCGGAATCACGCTTCGGCACCTGTTCAAAAAAAAGGTGACGCTTCAATTTCCGGAAGAAAAATGGACCTATCCACCTCTATACCGCGGCTATCCAGAACTGATCATGGGGGAGAACGGAATCGAGAAGTGCGTGGCGTGCAAATTGTGCGAAGTGGTCTGTCCGCCCATCGCGATCACGATCAATATCGGGGAGTATTCGGATCAGGACAAGCGGGAGCGAGTTCCGGCGGAGTTTGTGATCGACATGGGTCGTTGTATTTTGTGCGGGATGTGCGAGGAAGCCTGCCCGGTTGACGCGATACGGCTTTCAAATGTACATGTGATGTCGTCCGGGTCGAGGGAGAGCGTCGTGTTCAAAAAACAGCTCTTGCTCGAGGATTACCAGACGATCGAGACGATGCGACCATGA
- the nuoD gene encoding NADH dehydrogenase (quinone) subunit D, which produces MSQPLPTYSPKPATVENHSAGGVDLVTTKLADAVNWARKNSLWPMPMGISCCAIEMMAIVGSRFDVARFGAEAFRFSPRQADLMIVSGTLTNKMAPVVRRVYDQMPEPKWVIAMGACLITGGMFDSYPVVQGLDQVIPVDVYVPGCPPRPEGLIWAIMQVQKKAQATKKINPTSRATTYEAKVNLPPVPTNEEPTREKTMIMNMGPQHPSTHGVLRLVLEIDGEDIVAAYPHVGYLHRGYEKLGEHKTYHQYIPYTDRLDYLAPLSNNVAYAMAIEKLMGIELTPRNKTIRVICCELSRLSAHLLSLGTYAIDIGAITIFFYTFQQRELIYNLQEKLTGTRMTTSYTRIGSLMRDLPDGWLNELRTYLDGLGKVIDECEQLLSRNPIWVNRTAKIGTITKEQCMTYGITGPILRASGVPYDLRRAKPYLSYADFDFDVPIGTTGDAYDRYMVRIIEMRESIKILRQAVKNIPEGPIASDVPGVVLPTKDKVYSKMEELIYHFKIIGSGFRPPVGDVYESIEAPKGELGFYVVSDGGPRAWRMRIKSPSFTNLQILGEVLPGHKVADVVSIVASLDPVMGECDR; this is translated from the coding sequence GTGAGCCAGCCACTTCCTACGTATTCCCCGAAACCGGCGACCGTCGAGAACCACAGTGCCGGCGGCGTCGATCTCGTGACCACGAAGCTGGCGGACGCCGTCAATTGGGCCCGGAAAAACAGTCTTTGGCCGATGCCGATGGGGATTTCCTGTTGCGCGATCGAGATGATGGCGATCGTCGGTTCCCGGTTCGACGTCGCTCGTTTTGGCGCGGAGGCGTTCCGTTTTTCACCCCGGCAGGCGGATCTCATGATTGTGTCCGGGACGTTGACGAACAAGATGGCCCCGGTCGTCCGGCGGGTTTACGACCAGATGCCCGAGCCGAAGTGGGTGATTGCGATGGGCGCTTGTCTCATCACCGGCGGAATGTTCGACAGCTATCCCGTTGTGCAGGGGCTCGATCAGGTGATTCCGGTGGATGTCTACGTTCCCGGTTGCCCGCCCCGCCCCGAAGGTCTGATCTGGGCGATCATGCAGGTTCAAAAGAAAGCGCAGGCTACCAAGAAAATCAACCCGACTTCCAGAGCCACTACGTACGAGGCGAAGGTTAATCTTCCGCCGGTTCCGACGAACGAGGAACCGACGCGAGAAAAAACGATGATCATGAATATGGGGCCGCAACACCCAAGTACGCACGGGGTTTTGCGGTTGGTGTTGGAGATCGACGGCGAAGACATCGTCGCCGCGTATCCTCACGTCGGCTATCTGCATCGAGGTTACGAAAAACTCGGCGAGCACAAGACGTACCATCAATACATCCCCTACACCGACCGGCTCGACTATCTGGCGCCGCTTTCGAACAACGTCGCGTACGCGATGGCCATTGAAAAACTCATGGGGATCGAACTCACGCCGAGGAACAAGACCATCCGCGTGATCTGTTGCGAGTTGTCCCGGCTTTCGGCACACCTCTTGAGCCTGGGCACGTATGCGATCGATATCGGAGCGATCACGATTTTCTTTTACACGTTTCAGCAACGGGAATTGATCTACAACCTGCAGGAAAAACTGACGGGCACGCGGATGACGACCAGTTACACGCGGATCGGAAGCCTGATGCGGGATCTCCCCGACGGTTGGTTAAACGAGCTGAGGACTTATCTGGATGGGTTGGGAAAGGTGATCGACGAATGCGAACAACTCCTCAGTCGAAATCCGATTTGGGTGAATCGAACGGCGAAGATAGGAACGATCACGAAAGAGCAGTGCATGACCTATGGAATCACGGGGCCGATCCTGCGGGCTTCCGGCGTGCCGTACGATCTTCGGAGGGCGAAACCGTACCTGTCGTACGCCGATTTTGATTTTGATGTTCCGATCGGTACCACGGGGGATGCCTACGATCGATATATGGTACGAATTATCGAAATGCGGGAATCGATCAAGATCCTGCGGCAAGCCGTAAAGAATATTCCCGAAGGACCCATTGCGTCCGATGTACCGGGCGTCGTTCTTCCGACGAAAGACAAAGTCTATTCCAAGATGGAAGAGTTGATCTATCACTTCAAGATCATCGGAAGCGGTTTCCGACCCCCGGTCGGCGATGTGTACGAATCGATCGAGGCTCCGAAGGGGGAATTGGGGTTTTACGTTGTTTCCGACGGCGGGCCGAGGGCGTGGAGAATGCGGATCAAATCCCCGTCGTTCACCAATCTTCAAATCTTAGGCGAGGTTTTACCCGGACACAAAGTCGCCGATGTCGTCTCGATTGTGGCGAGTCTCGATCCGGTGATGGGGGAATGCGACCGATGA
- a CDS encoding helix-turn-helix transcriptional regulator, with protein sequence MTFEGRIYPPEKGERYWEVKIPDLGVFTQGKSEKDAYAMAVDAVETVVDQKGFRVEIRPFGDGRFLLLAKHPAPLIGRWLQRLRTEKGLTVRQAARRMGSVSPEAWSRYESGRASPTIDKLTQLLRAVAPEAQFTWKRLRLA encoded by the coding sequence ATGACGTTTGAAGGACGTATTTATCCCCCCGAGAAAGGGGAACGTTATTGGGAAGTAAAGATTCCGGACCTTGGGGTCTTCACGCAGGGGAAATCGGAAAAGGATGCCTACGCGATGGCGGTAGATGCCGTAGAAACAGTGGTGGATCAAAAAGGCTTTCGCGTCGAGATCCGGCCCTTTGGGGATGGTCGCTTCTTGCTTTTGGCCAAGCATCCCGCGCCTCTGATCGGAAGATGGCTGCAACGTCTTAGAACGGAAAAGGGATTAACCGTGCGACAAGCAGCCAGACGAATGGGCTCCGTTTCACCTGAAGCCTGGTCGCGATATGAATCTGGCCGGGCTTCGCCAACGATCGACAAACTCACTCAACTGCTTCGTGCCGTTGCACCGGAGGCTCAGTTCACTTGGAAGCGGTTGCGGTTAGCCTAA